Below is a genomic region from Microbispora sp. ZYX-F-249.
AGCGCTGGAGATAGGCGTCGAGGGGCGGGACAACGCGGCTGACGTGCTGGCGCTGATGAAGCTGATCGCGCCCAGGCTGATCACGGACGCGAGCGCTCCGTCGGCGGGTCCGTCCGCTCCGGGGAAGGGCTGATTGGCTGATGGCGGCGTTGGTGCCCAATCCGTTGTATCTGGCGCTGGGGGAGGCACTGCGGACGGCCGAGCCTCTCGTCGGGGAGATCGAAAAGGCCGTCGAGGGGCCGTACCTGCACTTCCACAACGGGACGGTGTGGACCGGACCGGCGGCGCGGCGTTTCGACCAGGAGTTCGCGCAGAACCGGTCGCGGGTGCGTGGCTCTGCCGAGCGGATCCTGTCCGAACTCCGGCAGGCACTGGCCCGAACCCCGCCGGAGGTGACGGAGGAGGAGGCCAGGTCCATCAGGGACCGGTACGACCTGCCGTGATCCTGTTCGTGCCGCTCAGCGCCTGGGCCGTGTGGATCAGGTGGATGTGGGTGAAGGCTTGGGGGAAGTTGCCGAGTTGGCGTCCTGTTCTGGGGTCGTATTCCTCGGCGAGGAGGCCGACGTCGTTGGTGC
It encodes:
- a CDS encoding glycoside hydrolase family 15 protein, which translates into the protein TNDVGLLAEEYDPRTGRQLGNFPQAFTHIHLIHTAQALSGTNRITAGRTGP